A genomic window from Salvia hispanica cultivar TCC Black 2014 chromosome 5, UniMelb_Shisp_WGS_1.0, whole genome shotgun sequence includes:
- the LOC125190922 gene encoding homeobox-leucine zipper protein HDG11-like produces the protein MEFSSGGGSSGGGSHDASERRKKRYHRHTAHQIQSLESMFKECAHPDEKTRNQLSRELGLHPRQIKFWFQNRRTQMKAQHERSDNCTLRADNDRIRCENIAMREALRNIICPSCGGPPVNEDSYFDEQKLRMENAQLKEELDRVSSIAAKYIGRPISQLPPLQPVHVSSLDLSMASFGGHGMPCPSLDLDLLPGSLLSISDVDKSHMAQVASAAMNELISLLQGNEMLWIKSATDGREHLNLESYERAFPRPNSHLKNPSVRTEASRSSGVVSMDDLALVDMFVNSSKWMELFPAIVSRVRTIEVISSGMLGSHSDSLQLMYGEMQVLSPLVPTRKLYFLRFVQQIEAGSWAVADVSYDIPNQESQFSCRAHKLPSGCLIQKMPDGYSKVTWIEHWEVEDKSPVHGLYRDLIYSGLAFGAERWLSNLQRMCERIACLNTNPELGGIPSALGTRSMMKLAQRMVNNLCASINPSSGQHLTTLIGSNDLEVRATLHNSMDSRMVLSAAATVWLPVSHHNVFNFFRDERTRSQWDVLSNQNPVQEVAHIANGSHPGSCISLLRALNTSQNNMMILQESCLDSSGSLVVYCPVDLPSINIAMSGEDTSFIPLLPSGFTISPDGSSPMGGASTSSKSSGSLVTVVFQILVGNTPTARISPETVNTVNNLISNTVHHIKAAMNCSSS, from the exons ATGGAGTTCAGTAGCGGCGGCGGCTCCAGCGGCGGGGGCTCCCACGACGCCTCcgagaggaggaagaagcgCTACCATCGTCACACAGCCCACCAAATTCAGAGTCTCGAATC AATGTTCAAAGAGTGTGCTCATCCAGATGAGAAGACAAGAAATCAGCTAAGCAGAGAATTAGGCCTTCATCCACGGCAGATCAAATTTTGGTTCCAAAATCGAAGAACCCAAATGAAG GCACAGCATGAAAGATCAGACAACTGCACACTAAGGGCAGACAACGACAGAATCCGCTGCGAAAACATTGCTATGAGAGAGGCCCTGAGAAACATCATCTGCCCCTCCTGCGGCGGCCCTCCGGTCAATGAGGATTCCTACTTCGACGAGCAAAAACTCCGCATGGAAAACGCCCAGTTAAAAGAAGAG CTGGATAGAGTTTCTAGCATTGCGGCTAAGTACATAGGCCGCCCTATTTCCCAGCTGCCTCCTTTGCAGCCAGTTCATGTCTCCTCATTGGATTTGTCAATGGCTAGTTTTGGTGGGCATGGCATGCCTTGCCCTTCTCTCGATCTTGATCTCCTCCCTGGGAGCTTGTTGAGCATCTCCGATGTGGACAAGTCCCACATGGCTCAGGTGGCTTCCGCAGCCATGAATGAGCTCATCAGTCTGTTGCAGGGCAATGAGATGCTGTGGATCAAGTCTGCAACCGATGGCAGAGAGCACCTCAATCTCGAGAGCTATGAGAGGGCGTTTCCAAGGCCTAATAGTCACTTAAAGAACCCTAGTGTTAGGACAGAAGCTTCGAGAAGCTCAGGAGTTGTGAGCATGGATGACTTGGCTTTGGTTGATATGTTTGTTAATTCT AGTAAATGGATGGAGTTGTTTCCTGCAATTGTGTCAAGGGTGAGGACTATTGAAGTGATATCATCTGGAATGCTAGGGAGCCACAGTGATTCATTACAACTG ATGTATGGAGAGATGCAGGTGCTCTCACCATTAGTCCCAACAAGGAAACTCTACTTCCTTCGGTTTGTTCAGCAGATTGAAGCTGGATCATGGGCTGTTGCTGATGTCTCTTATGACATCCCCAATCAAGAAAGCCAATTCTCGTGTAGGGCGCACAAGCTCCCTTCCGGATGCTTGATACAGAAAATGCCTGATGGCTACTCCaag GTGACGTGGATCGAGCACTGGGAAGTGGAGGATAAATCGCCAGTCCACGGGCTATACAGAGACCTTATCTATAGTGGATTAGCCTTTGGGGCTGAGAGGTGGCTTTCAAATCTTCAGAGGATGTGCGAGAGAATTGCTTGCTTGAATACAAACCCTGAGCTTGGAG GCATTCCATCAGCATTAGGAACAAGAAGTATGATGAAGCTTGCGCAGAGAATGGTGAACAACTTGTGTGCTAGCATCAATCCCTCCAGTGGCCAGCATTTAACAACCCTAATCGGGTCCAACGACCTTGAGGTCCGCGCCACGCTGCACAACAGCATGGACAGCCGCATGGTGCTAAGCGCCGCAGCCACTGTATGGCTTCCCGTCTCCCATCACAACGTCTTCAACTTCTTCAGGGACGAGCGGACCCGTTCTCAG TGGGATGTGCTCTCAAATCAAAATCCAGTTCAAGAAGTTGCTCACATTGCCAATGGCTCACACCCAGGGAGCTGCATCTCTCTGCTCAGG GCCTTAAACACAAGCCAAAACAATATGATGATACTCCAAGAGAGCTGTCTAGACTCATCTGGCTCATTAGTGGTGTACTGCCCGGTGGATCTTCCATCGATTAACATCGCGATGAGTGGTGAGGACACCTCATTCATTCCCCTGCTGCCCTCGGGGTTCACGATCTCCCCCGATGGCAGCAGCCCAATGGGAGGGGCCTCCACAAGCTCCAAATCATCCGGGTCCCTTGTGACAGTGGTCTTCCAAATCCTAGTGGGCAACACACCTACAGCGAGGATCAGCCCGGAGACAGTCAACACGGTCAACAACCTCATAAGCAACACCGTCCATCATATCAAAGCGGCTATGAATTGCTCCTCATCGTAA
- the LOC125189618 gene encoding uncharacterized protein LOC125189618, which yields MAVLQKSAVLYHYPCPDGAFGALAAYLYFSHAPASTPPRFFPNTVYSPIRAEDLPLNEIDTVYLLDFVGPPGFVEQLSRKVGRVVVLDHHKTALELLGSGTSTNGNVTKVIDMDRSGATIAYDYFKEKLLCGDINSDTNGAIAEFRRVRRLVEYIEDGDLWRWHLPNSKAFSSGLKDLNLEFDVTLNPSLFQQVTRILHFLNWQLEAVNADSIQELRSELGNQLALKSLKMNLRGIGAVVYRVPELENDSRLKISLRSVREEDTTPISQKYGGGGHRNASSFMFDSAGFQRWKVSGNNSTSDRPKMAPLQSGEAFCPSES from the exons ATGGCGGTACTGCAGAAATCGGCGGTTCTGTATCACTATCCCTGCCCCGACGGCGCCTTCGGTGCATTGGCGGCCTACCTATACTTCTCTCATGCTCCGGCCTCCACTCCTCCTCGCTTCTTTCCCAACACCGTCTACTCTCCTATCAG AGCTGAGGACTTGCCCTTGAATGAAATTGATACTGTTTACCTTCTGGACTTTGTGGGGCCGCCAGGTTTCGTCGAGCAGCTCTCTCGTAAAGTTGGAAG GGTTGTAGTCCTGGATCATCATAAGACTGCACTCGAGTTGTTGGGTTCGGGGACATCAACTAATGGGAATGTGACTAAAGTGATAGACATGGACAGGAGTGGAGCTACTATAgcttatgattattttaaGGAGAAACTCTTGTGTGGGGACATCAACAGTGATACCAATGGTGCCATTGCTGAATTCCGGAGAGTGAGGAGACTAGTTGAATATATTGAGGATGGTGATTTGTGGAGGTGGCACCTTCCAAATAGTAAAGCATTTAGTAGTGGATTGAAGGATTTGAATCTTGAATTTGATGTCACATTAAATCCCTCCCTGTTCCAACAGGTAACTCGTATTCTACACTTTCTAAACTGGCAACT AGAA GCTGTCAATGCGGATTCCATCCAGGAACTAAGGAGTGAGCTTGGAAATCAATTAGCTCTTAAAAGCCTCAAAATGAACCTGAG GGGAATTGGAGCTGTTGTATACAGAGTTCCTGAACTTGAGAATGACTCACGGTTGAAAATTAGCCTAAGGAGTGTTCGTGAAGAGGACACTACACCCATATCACAG AAATATGGAGGTGGTGGACATCGGAATGCCAGTTCGTTCATGTTTGATAGTGCTGGATTTCAAAGATGGAAGGTCTCTGGTAACAACTCTACCTCAGATAGGCCGAAAATGGCACCATTACAATCAGGCGAAGCTTTCTGCCCGAGTGAATCCTGA